Proteins co-encoded in one Salvia splendens isolate huo1 chromosome 4, SspV2, whole genome shotgun sequence genomic window:
- the LOC121800073 gene encoding transcription repressor OFP13-like, with the protein MIHSNIQHNTTQHKNLTSFSLSNTMPKIMKIPSLFKTQDPKQPWQWSSCNNPKTLSFRATNDKVFKTINSAFLDTFDGPATPDSWFTYSSSECASTAFSTDEHSEDNNTDNDNDNDNDNKALEMIIRDGRSSDRLFFEPGDTSSRLLDKEARKKLSGPFEESVALAVESDDPYMDFKESMQEMVESHGMEEWDLLEELLGWYLKMNAKHNHGFIVGAFVDLLVGIAMDSSTTTTALYRSDSTSYSSADSSFSSP; encoded by the coding sequence ATGATCCATTCCAACAttcaacacaacacaacacaacacaaaaatctcacttcattttctctctcaaaCACAATGCCCAAGATAATGAAAATACCATCACTCTTCAAAACCCAAGACCCCAAACAACCATGGCAATGGTCCTCATGCAACAACCCCAAAACCCTTTCCTTCCGAGCAACCAACGACAAGGTTTTCAAGACCATCAACTCCGCCTTCCTCGACACCTTCGATGGCCCCGCCACCCCCGACTCTTGGTTCACCTACTCCTCCTCAGAGTGCGCCAGCACTGCTTTCTCCACTGACGAACACTCTGAGGACAACAACACCGACAATGACAATGACAATGACAATGACAACAAGGCGCTAGAGATGATCATCCGAGACGGGAGGTCATCGGATAGGCTCTTCTTCGAGCCAGGCGACACGAGCTCGAGGCTCCTCGACAAGGAGGCAAGGAAGAAGTTGAGCGGGCCGTTCGAGGAGAGCGTGGCGCTGGCCGTGGAGTCGGACGACCCATACATGGATTTCAAGGAATCCATGCAAGAGATGGTGGAGAGCCATGGAATGGAGGAGTGGGACCTCCTGGAGGAGCTGCTCGGTTGGTACCTGAAGATGAATGCTAAACACAACCATGGCTTTATTGTTGGTGCCTTCGTCGATCTCCTCGTTGGAATCGCCATGGATtcttccaccaccaccacagccCTTTATCGCTCCGATTCGACTTCGTATTCGTCAGCcgattcttctttttcttctccttGA
- the LOC121798874 gene encoding pentatricopeptide repeat-containing protein At5g04810, chloroplastic-like, translated as MDILSISSTVQCSHTPPHLSTSVNHRASTTSTSFIRSQDNSHKPTTDSPDLRRPITTNKPLKTSTSRPSHFQQNPLKKLVNLRNPSAPNSPPHDTISAKLWLSSKLSPPPPPPPPLPPLQESEADNRVSGNSDENGKEVEFREKGKIFVGNLPLWIKKIEVAEFFRQFGPIKNVILIKGHDELDRNMGFGFVIYSGNMAEKAAMKAVEFDGVEFHGRVLTVKLDNGQRVRGKYAERARWVEGKEGEAYRSEWHEEREGSRKEFAKVLESHPENWQVVLRAFERIKKPSRKEFGLMVNYYARRGDMHRARETFENMRGRGIEPTLHVYTNLIHAYAVGRDMEEALSCVRKMRDEGIQMSLVTYSIVVGGFARVGNVEAAELWFKEAKERLTSLNAIIYGNIIYAHCQKCNLSRAEVLVREMEEQGIDASIDIYHTMMDGYTMVQNEEKCIMVFHRLMECGFTPSIVTYGCLINLYIKMGKIHKALEVSEMMKSAGVKHNMKTYSMLINGFIYLKDWANAFSIFEDVIRDGLKPDVILYNNIIRAFCGMGNMDRAIRTVEEMKKERHRPTPRTFMPIIHSFAKSGEMRRALDVFDMMRRSGCIPTVQTYNALIIGLVEKRQMGKAVDVLDEMLLAGISPNEHTYTTIMNGYASLGDIGKAFEYFSKLKNEGLELDVYTYEALLKACCKSGRMQSALAVTKEMKTQNIPRNTFIYNILIDGWARRGDVWEAADLMQQMRQEGVQPDIHTYTSFINACCKAGDMLRAMKTTKEMEAVGVKPNVKTYTTLINGWSRASLPEKALKCYEEMKQAGLKADKAVYHCLMTALLSRATVAEDYIYSGILNLCQEMVEKELVVDMGTAVHWSRCLRKIERSGGTITEALQRTFPPDWNSHKALDASSDEDEDGYEDHASYNSDADGEDDANFKERFQF; from the exons ATGGATATCTTGTCCATCTCCTCCACCGTTCAATGCTCTCACACTCCACCACACTTGTCCACTTCTGTAAACCACCGCGCCTCCACCACATCCACTTCATTCATTCGATCCCAAGACAATTCTCACAAACCCACCACCGACTCCCCCGACCTCCGCCGCCCCATCACCACCAACAAGCCTCTCAAAACATCCACTTCACGCCCCTCTCACTTCCAACAAAATCCCCTCAAGAAATTGGTTAATCTTCGTAACCCTTCTGCCCCCAATTCTCCGCCACACGACACTATCAGCGCAAAGCTTTGGTTGTCCAGCAAACTCTCCCCTCCgccacctcctccaccgcccTTGCCGCCGTTGCAAGAGAGCGAAGCTGATAACCGGGTTTCTGGAAATTCAGATGAAAATGGAAAGGAAGTGGAATTCAGAGAGAAAGGCAAGATCTTTGTGGGAAATTTACCTCTTTGGATAAAGAAAATTGAGGTAGCTGAGTTTTTCAGGCAATTTGGGCCCATAAAGAATGTGATTTTGATAAAGGGCCACGACGAATTGGACAGGAATATGGGATTTGGGTTTGTGATATATAGCGGAAATATGGCAGAGAAAGCTGCAATGAAGGCTGTGGAGTTTGATGGGGTGGAGTTTCATGGAAGGGTGCTGACGGTGAAGTTGGATAACGGACAGAGAGTGAGGGGGAAATATGCAGAGAGGGCGAGGTGGGTGGAAGGCAAAGAAGGGGAAGCATACCGGTCTGAGTGGCATGAAGAGAGGGAAGGTTCACGAAAAGAATTCGCAAAGGTTCTAGAATCTCATCCCGAGAATTGGCAGGTCGTATTGCGAGCCTTTGAGAGGATAAAGAAG CCTTCCAGAAAAGAGTTTGGGTTGATGGTGAACTATTATGCAAGGCGAGGAGACATGCATCGTGCGCGTGAAACATTTGAGAACATGCGTGGCAGAGGAATTGAACCAACATTACATGTATATACAAA CCTCATTCATGCTTATGCAGTAGGAAGAGACATGGAAGAAGCACTATCATGTGTAAGGAAGATGAGGGATGAGGGAATCCAGATGAGTTTGGTGACATACAGTATTGTTGTTGGAGGATTTGCAAGAGTTGGGAATGTTGA AGCTGCAGAGCTTTGGTTTAAGGAAGCGAAAGAGAGACTTACAAGCTTAAATGCCATCATATATGGGAACATAATTTATGCTCATTG TCAAAAGTGTAACTTGAGTCGTGCTGAAGTGTTGGTGAGAGAGATGGAAGAACAGGGTATAGATGCTTCAATTGATATATACCATACAATGATGGATGGTTACACCATGGTACAGAATGAAGAGAAATGTATAATGGTTTTCCACAGACTTATG GAATGTGGATTTACGCCTTCAATAGTTACTTATGGGTGTCTCATCAACCTTTATATCAAG ATGGGAAAAATTCATAAAGCTTTGGAAGTAAGTGAAATGATGAAATCAGCAGGCGTAAAGCATAACATGAAGACGTATTCCATGTTGATCAATggttttatatatttgaaagaTTGGGCAAATGCTTTTTCAATTTTCGAGGATGTAATTAGAGATGGTTTAAAGCCGGATGTCATTCTTTACAACAATATAATAAGAGCATTTTGTGGCATGGGCAACATGGACCGTGCTATTCGTACTGTCGAAGAAATGAAAAAGGAGAGGCATAGACCTACCCCAAGAACGTTTATGCCCATAATTCATTCTTTTGCAAAGTCTGGAGAAATGAGAAGAGCTCTCGATGTTTTTGATATGATGAGGAGAAGTGGATGCATTCCTACTGTGCAGACGTATAATGCTCTGATCATTGGCCTCGTCGAAAAGCGCCAG ATGGGGAAGGCCGTGGATGTATTAGATGAGATGTTGCTCGCCGGCATTAGTCCCAATGAGCACACATACACAACCATCATGAATGGTTATGCCTCACTGGGCGATATCGGGAAGGCGTTTGAGTACTTTTCCAAACTTAAAAACGAGGGACTTGAGCTTGATGTTTACACTTACGAAGCCTTGCTCAAGGCGTGCTGTAAATCAGGCAGGATGCAAAGTGCTTTAGCAGttacaaaagaaatgaaaactCAAAATATCCCCAGGAATACATTTATCTACAACATATTAATCGATGG ATGGGCTCGCAGAGGTGATGTTTGGGAGGCTGCAGATTTGATGCAGCAAATGAGACAGGAAGGTGTACAACCCGACATCCATACTTACACGTCGTTTATAAATGCTTGCTGCAAGGCTGGAGATATGCTG CGTGCAATGAAAACAACGAAAGAGATGGAAGCAGTTGGAGTGAAGCCAAATGTCAAGACCTACACAACACTTATAAACGGGTGGTCACGAGCATCTCTCCCGGAGAAGGCACTCAAGTGCTATGAAGAGATGAAGCAGGCAGGATTGAAGGCGGACAAAGCCGTATACCACTGCCTAATGACGGCGTTGCTATCGAGGGCTACCGTTGCTGAAGACTACATCTATTCGGGGATCCTGAACCTATGCCAAGAGATGGTGGAGAAAGAGTTGGTCGTGGACATGGGCACTGCAGTTCATTGGTCCAGATGCTTACGCAAGATTGAGAGGAGCGGCGGCACCATCACAGAAGCCCTTCAGAGGACCTTCCCACCTGATTGGAACTCACACAAGGCTCTCGATGCTAGCTCCGATGAAGACGAGGACGGATATGAAGATCACGCTTCCTACAACAGCGATGCTGATGGCGAGGACGACGCCAACTTTAAAGAAAGGTTTCAGTTCTAA
- the LOC121798650 gene encoding sm-like protein LSM36B: MSGTGEKLSGTKTPADFLKSIRGRPVVVKLNSGVDYRGILACLDGYMNIAMEQTEEYVNGQLKNKYGDAFIRGNNVLYISTSKGTLAEGA, from the exons ATGAGCGGTACAGGGGAGAAACTGTCGGGCACTAAAACTCCGGCAGATTTTCTGAAATCCATACGCGGACGGCCTGTGGTTGTTAAATTAAACTCCGGTGTCGATTATAGAG GTATCCTTGCTTGTCTGGATGGATATATGAATATTGCAATGGAACAAACAGAGGAATATGTGAATGGCCAGCTAAAGAACAAATATGGAGATGCCTTCATTCGTGGAAATAATG TACTCTACATCAGCACATCAAAGGGAACCTTGGCAGAAGGAGCTTAG